The following are encoded in a window of Salinibacter ruber DSM 13855 genomic DNA:
- a CDS encoding DUF4864 domain-containing protein — translation MTTAADSLPEPSPDLSPMEVIRLQVEALGSNDTPYEDAGIEAAFNFASPANKRATGPLRRFRRLFETPAYGPMIDHENATYSTPQVEGAVARMGVILTTAQGDRVGYLFRLSKQDGGAHTDCWMTDAVQRVPVDQVDTQEI, via the coding sequence ATGACCACTGCTGCCGACTCCCTTCCCGAGCCGTCCCCCGACCTGTCCCCGATGGAGGTGATTCGCCTGCAGGTGGAGGCGCTCGGCAGCAACGACACGCCGTACGAGGATGCCGGCATCGAGGCGGCCTTCAACTTTGCCTCCCCCGCCAACAAACGCGCCACCGGCCCGCTCCGTCGATTTCGACGGCTGTTCGAGACGCCCGCCTACGGGCCCATGATTGACCACGAGAACGCGACCTACAGCACACCCCAGGTCGAGGGGGCCGTGGCCCGGATGGGCGTGATCCTCACCACCGCGCAGGGCGACCGCGTGGGGTACCTGTTCCGCCTTTCGAAACAGGACGGCGGGGCGCACACGGACTGCTGGATGACCGACGCCGTTCAGCGTGTGCCGGTCGATCAGGTCGACACCCAGGAAATCTAA
- a CDS encoding class I SAM-dependent methyltransferase encodes MPDAVLTDEERAQQDDRPDRAFYREPRLVQHVDEQFRERLTDLYRRQLGTGDDVLDLMSSWVSHLPDDLDLGRVAGHGMNEEELAANERLTKCFVQDLNETQGLPLETGAFDAALCAVSVQYLRHPEQVFAEVARVLRPGGIFVVSFSNRMFAQKAIRAWRTASGPGRLQLVKQYFEAVEAFRDPTTITENPFVPPTRRFLGGAPDPFYAAHARTQD; translated from the coding sequence ATGCCCGACGCTGTGCTTACCGACGAAGAGCGCGCCCAACAAGACGATCGGCCCGACCGGGCGTTTTACCGGGAGCCGCGCCTCGTGCAGCACGTCGACGAGCAGTTCCGGGAGCGCCTGACCGACCTCTACCGTCGGCAGCTCGGGACGGGCGATGACGTCCTCGACCTGATGAGCAGCTGGGTGTCCCACCTGCCCGACGACCTGGACCTGGGGCGCGTGGCCGGGCACGGTATGAACGAGGAGGAGCTGGCGGCCAACGAGCGCCTGACCAAGTGCTTCGTTCAGGACCTGAACGAGACGCAGGGCCTTCCGCTGGAAACGGGGGCCTTCGACGCGGCCCTCTGTGCGGTATCGGTACAGTATCTGCGCCACCCCGAGCAGGTCTTCGCCGAAGTGGCCCGCGTCCTGCGGCCGGGCGGAATTTTCGTCGTGAGCTTCTCGAACCGAATGTTTGCCCAGAAGGCCATCCGCGCCTGGCGGACGGCCTCCGGGCCCGGACGCCTGCAACTCGTGAAGCAGTATTTTGAGGCCGTCGAGGCCTTTCGGGACCCCACGACGATCACCGAGAATCCCTTCGTGCCGCCCACGCGCCGGTTCCTGGGAGGGGCGCCGGACCCCTTTTACGCCGCTCACGCCCGAACACAAGACTGA
- a CDS encoding methyl-accepting chemotaxis protein yields MHLSRTSMQLSKITRRAAVTLTILLLVLGAGLYVNSRSAEALKSSYERQYDFQNLGQQVANASDYLTRQARLFAVTGDPKHLDKYWTEVQETQRRKMAVNELELKGASDEALQFLKEAKKASDALVKTEMQAMRLVLEAKGVPESEMPSAVAEATLTAADQALTAEEKRDKAQQLMFGEEYAAAKETIMKPTQQFRRTIEEQAAQRVASNQSWSATVRWAMVGIFILLAAGIAAILYVLRSRVTNPLRSFARQLTDSEEENVTVSVEGAREITAVAEAFNQQQRQIAEAMEALEDEKASVERRVEEAVRESEQQKERLQESVDTMLEAIGRFADGDLTVRLPTGREGAIGRLFEGFNEAVAGLRSIVGRVREAAGSTASATEQISASSEQMAASAEEQSAQAEEVAAAVEELNQTIGENARSVQQVAEAAGDGSQQAQEGQQVVAEATGKMEEIAAEVQGTAETIERLQASSEEISQVVETIDDIAGQTNLLALNAAIEASRAGSESGSGDTGQGFGVVAEEVRQLAEETDQATTEIAEIIGEVQTEIQEAVEAARQSSANAEEGIELSREASAVLDEIVGSISRVEQMTDEIAAASEEQSTTSEEIARSVQSISTAAQESAAGVTEVSDTADRLERLSTELEETVQQFRIEAGAGSSPSTGQPAPSGQSASAGHSAPEEVPQEYSGDGHPSEEATL; encoded by the coding sequence ATGCATCTTTCCCGGACGTCCATGCAGCTTTCCAAGATCACCCGCCGGGCCGCGGTCACCCTCACGATACTCCTGCTCGTTCTCGGCGCGGGACTTTACGTCAACTCCCGCTCCGCCGAGGCCCTCAAGTCGTCGTACGAACGACAATACGACTTTCAGAATCTTGGCCAGCAGGTCGCGAATGCCTCCGACTACCTAACCCGTCAGGCTCGCTTGTTTGCGGTGACCGGCGACCCGAAGCATCTCGATAAGTACTGGACGGAGGTCCAGGAGACCCAGCGCCGCAAGATGGCCGTCAACGAGTTGGAGTTGAAGGGAGCATCGGACGAGGCGCTTCAGTTCCTAAAAGAGGCAAAGAAAGCGTCCGATGCACTCGTGAAAACCGAGATGCAGGCGATGCGCCTCGTCCTGGAGGCCAAAGGCGTACCGGAATCGGAGATGCCCAGTGCGGTCGCGGAGGCCACTCTGACCGCGGCAGATCAGGCCCTTACCGCCGAGGAGAAGCGCGACAAGGCCCAGCAGCTGATGTTTGGCGAAGAATACGCGGCGGCGAAGGAGACGATTATGAAACCGACGCAGCAGTTTCGACGAACCATCGAGGAGCAGGCCGCGCAGAGGGTCGCGTCGAACCAAAGCTGGTCGGCAACCGTCCGGTGGGCCATGGTCGGCATCTTCATCCTCCTGGCGGCGGGGATCGCGGCGATCCTCTACGTCCTGCGCAGCCGGGTCACCAACCCGCTCCGGTCCTTCGCCCGCCAGCTGACCGACAGCGAGGAGGAGAACGTGACCGTCTCGGTCGAGGGGGCCCGCGAGATTACCGCGGTCGCCGAGGCGTTCAACCAGCAGCAGCGCCAGATCGCCGAGGCCATGGAGGCACTCGAAGACGAGAAGGCCTCCGTCGAGCGCCGCGTGGAGGAGGCCGTCCGGGAGTCCGAGCAGCAGAAGGAGCGCCTCCAGGAGAGCGTCGACACGATGCTGGAGGCGATCGGCCGCTTTGCCGACGGGGACCTGACCGTTCGCCTCCCCACCGGCCGGGAGGGCGCGATCGGTCGCTTGTTTGAGGGCTTCAACGAGGCGGTCGCCGGCCTCCGCTCCATCGTCGGGCGGGTCCGGGAGGCGGCCGGCTCGACCGCCTCGGCGACCGAGCAGATCAGTGCCTCCTCCGAGCAGATGGCCGCGTCTGCGGAGGAGCAGTCCGCCCAGGCCGAGGAGGTGGCCGCCGCCGTCGAAGAGCTCAACCAGACGATCGGGGAAAACGCCCGCAGCGTCCAGCAGGTCGCCGAGGCCGCCGGGGACGGCAGCCAGCAGGCCCAGGAGGGCCAACAGGTCGTCGCCGAGGCGACCGGCAAGATGGAGGAGATCGCCGCGGAGGTCCAGGGCACCGCCGAGACCATCGAGCGCCTCCAGGCCTCCAGCGAGGAGATCAGCCAGGTCGTCGAGACGATCGACGACATCGCCGGCCAGACCAACCTGCTGGCCCTCAACGCGGCGATCGAGGCCTCCCGGGCCGGCAGCGAGTCCGGATCGGGCGACACCGGCCAGGGCTTCGGGGTCGTGGCCGAGGAGGTGCGCCAGCTGGCGGAGGAGACCGACCAGGCCACCACCGAGATTGCCGAGATCATCGGCGAGGTCCAGACCGAAATCCAGGAGGCGGTGGAGGCGGCCCGCCAAAGCAGCGCCAACGCGGAGGAGGGGATCGAGCTCTCCCGCGAGGCCAGCGCCGTGCTGGACGAGATTGTCGGCTCGATCAGCCGGGTCGAGCAGATGACCGACGAGATTGCGGCGGCCTCCGAAGAGCAGTCCACCACCAGCGAGGAGATTGCCCGGAGCGTCCAGTCGATCTCGACGGCGGCCCAGGAGTCGGCGGCCGGGGTGACGGAGGTGTCCGACACCGCCGACCGGCTGGAGCGGCTCAGCACCGAGCTGGAGGAGACGGTTCAGCAGTTCCGGATCGAGGCGGGGGCAGGCTCGTCGCCTTCAACAGGCCAGCCCGCCCCGTCAGGCCAGTCGGCCTCCGCAGGCCACTCCGCGCCGGAGGAGGTGCCACAGGAGTACAGCGGGGACGGGCATCCGTCGGAGGAGGCGACGCTGTAG